In a genomic window of Quercus lobata isolate SW786 chromosome 4, ValleyOak3.0 Primary Assembly, whole genome shotgun sequence:
- the LOC115987902 gene encoding uncharacterized protein LOC115987902, translating into MTPKSLFFFSTTLALLILLIPISAQISDPNPKPTQSLSAAHIELTNYGFPVGLLPSLVHGYSINKTSGDFSVELGGDCKITLPPDNYLATYSRTVRGKIVSGKIVELDGIRVRALFRWWSITGIRSTGEDLVFEVGMVSAKYPSKNFDESPDCEGKHSSS; encoded by the coding sequence ATGACCCCAAaatccctcttcttcttctccaccaCCCTCGCTCTTCTCATCCTCCTCATACCCATCTCTGCCCAAATCtccgacccgaacccgaaacCGACCCAATCCCTATCCGCGGCCCACATTGAGCTCACCAACTATGGCTTCCCAGTCGGACTCTTACCCTCCTTAGTCCATGGCTACTCCATAAACAAGACCTCCGGCGACTTCTCCGTCGAGCTCGGCGGCGACTGCAAGATCACTCTCCCGCCGGACAACTACCTCGCCACCTATTCCAGGACAGTCAGGGGAAAGATCGTTTCGGGTAAGATCGTTGAGCTCGACGGGATTCGGGTCCGTGCGTTGTTCAGGTGGTGGTCCATCACCGGGATCCGATCCACCGGCGAAGACTTGGTGTTCGAGGTCGGCATGGTCAGCGCCAAGTACCCCTCCAAGAACTTCGACGAGAGCCCCGATTGCGAAGGTAAACACTCCTCTTCGTGA